One Methanomassiliicoccales archaeon genomic window carries:
- the fsa gene encoding fructose-6-phosphate aldolase, which produces MKIFIDTANIEQIREVNSWGILDGVTTNPSLIAREKKDFATIVNEICEVVDGPISVEVISLKSEGMFSEGMKLAAVNENIVVKVPMTEEGLKATKLLANEGVNVNMTLIFSANQALLAAKAGARYVSPFVGRLDDVGQDGMSLISEIMDILDNYDYDTEVIVASVRDPMHVTRSARMGAHIATIPFDVLKKMFKHPLTDIGIERFLKDWEKVSGGLK; this is translated from the coding sequence ATGAAGATATTCATCGACACTGCCAACATCGAACAGATCCGGGAGGTCAACTCCTGGGGCATCTTGGACGGCGTAACTACCAACCCCAGCCTTATCGCCAGGGAGAAAAAGGACTTCGCCACCATCGTCAACGAGATCTGCGAGGTCGTGGACGGACCGATAAGCGTGGAGGTCATCAGTCTGAAGTCCGAGGGGATGTTCTCCGAGGGAATGAAGCTGGCCGCGGTCAACGAAAACATAGTCGTCAAGGTACCTATGACCGAGGAGGGTCTGAAGGCCACCAAGTTGTTGGCCAACGAGGGCGTGAACGTCAACATGACCCTGATATTCTCGGCCAACCAGGCGCTGCTGGCGGCCAAGGCCGGTGCCAGATACGTCTCGCCCTTCGTCGGGCGATTGGACGACGTAGGTCAGGACGGCATGAGCCTCATCTCGGAGATCATGGACATACTGGACAACTACGATTACGACACCGAGGTCATCGTGGCCAGTGTCAGGGACCCCATGCACGTGACCCGATCGGCCCGCATGGGGGCGCATATCGCCACCATACCTTTCGATGTGCTCAAGAAGATGTTCAAGCACCCGCTGACGGACATCGGCATCGAACGCTTCCTGAAGGACTGGGAGAAGGTCTCTGGTGGACTTAAGTGA
- a CDS encoding transketolase family protein, whose protein sequence is MNWSYDSQRKNYGKALVELGKIRNDIVVLDADLSGSTRTAEFGKLFPERFFNCGIAEQNMMGTAAGLAVGGMTVFASSFAVFATGRAYDQVRQSIAYPNLNVKIVASHAGITVGGDGASHQTMEDIALMNAIPNMTVIVPADGPETYRAIKVIADRPGPCYVRMGRSDVPIVTPKDDNFQVGKASVLRDGNDVALVGTGQMVAACLEAAETLAAKGISVRVVDLSTIKPLDTITLSKAARDCGAVVTAEEHNIVSGVGTLVAAALAESYPVPMERVGMQDVFGQSGESDELMREYGMSAKEVVAAAIKVMERKK, encoded by the coding sequence GTGAACTGGTCCTACGATTCTCAGCGCAAGAACTACGGCAAGGCGCTCGTCGAGCTCGGCAAGATCAGGAATGACATCGTGGTCCTGGACGCGGACCTTTCTGGATCCACCCGCACGGCGGAGTTCGGGAAGCTCTTTCCGGAGCGCTTCTTCAATTGCGGCATCGCCGAGCAGAACATGATGGGCACCGCCGCCGGTCTTGCAGTGGGAGGTATGACCGTGTTCGCCTCTTCCTTCGCCGTGTTCGCCACTGGACGGGCCTACGACCAGGTGAGGCAGTCCATTGCCTATCCTAACCTGAACGTGAAGATCGTCGCTTCGCATGCTGGTATTACCGTGGGCGGGGACGGAGCCTCCCACCAGACCATGGAGGACATCGCCTTGATGAACGCCATACCCAACATGACGGTCATAGTTCCGGCCGATGGCCCGGAGACCTACCGGGCGATCAAGGTCATAGCCGACCGCCCCGGACCGTGCTACGTGCGCATGGGGCGCAGCGACGTTCCCATCGTGACCCCCAAGGACGATAATTTCCAGGTGGGAAAGGCTTCAGTTCTTCGCGACGGCAACGATGTGGCGCTGGTCGGGACCGGGCAAATGGTGGCCGCCTGCTTGGAAGCGGCGGAAACATTGGCCGCAAAGGGCATATCGGTAAGGGTGGTCGATCTGAGCACCATTAAACCTTTGGACACTATCACATTGAGCAAGGCCGCCCGCGATTGCGGTGCGGTCGTTACCGCGGAGGAGCACAACATCGTCTCCGGCGTGGGTACACTGGTCGCCGCCGCATTGGCTGAATCATACCCCGTTCCAATGGAGAGGGTGGGCATGCAGGACGTCTTCGGTCAGTCGGGCGAGAGCGACGAACTGATGCGGGAGTACGGCATGAGCGCCAAGGAAGTGGTCGCCGCTGCCATCAAGGTCATGGAGAGAAAGAAATGA